TTCGCGGTCTGGGCGCCGAACGCGGCCGGCGTGCGGCTGGTCGGCGACTTCAACCACTGGGACGGCACCGGCCACCCGATGCGCTCCCTCGGCTCCTCCGGCATCTGGGAACTCTTCGTCCCCGCCCTGCAGGCCGGCACCGTCTACAAGTACGAGATCCGCTCCCGCCACGGCGACGTCCGCCAGAAGGCCGACCCGCTCGCCCGCGCCGCCCAGTGCCCGCCCGACACCGCCTCCCTGGTCACCGCCTCCACCCACACCTGGAACGACCGGGACTGGATGGAGCGCCGCACCCGCGCCCCCCACCACCGCGCCCCGATGTCCGTCTACGAACTCCACCTCGCCTCCTGGCGCCCCGACCTCACCACCTACCGGCAGATCGCCGACGTCCTGCCCGGCTACCTCACCGCCCTCGGCTTCACCCACGTCGAGTTCATGCCCGTCATGGAACACCCCTTCGGCGGATCCTGGGGCTACCAGGTCTCCGGCTTCTACGCCCCCACCGCCCGCCTCGGCACCCCCGACGACTTCCGCCACCTCGTCGACACCCTCCACCAGGCCGGCATCGGCGTCATCGTCGACTGGGTCCCCGCCCACTTCCCCAAGGACGACTTCGCCCTCGCCCGCTTCGACGGCGAACCCCTCTACGAACCCGCCGACCCACTGCGCGCCGAGCACCCCGACTGGGGCACCCTGGAGTTCGACTACGGCCGCACCGAGGTCCGCAACTTCCTCGTCGCCAACGCCGTCTACTGGTGCGAGGAGTTCCACGTCGACGGCCTGCGGGTCGACGCCGTCGCCTCGATGCTCTACCTCGACTACTCCCGCGGGCCCGGTGCCTGGACACCCAACGGGCATGGTGGGAACCAGAACTGGGACGCCGTCCGGTTCCTCCAGGAGATGAACGCCACCGTCCACCGGCGCTGCCCCGGGGTGGTCACCATCGCCGAGGAGTCGACCGCCTGGGACGGCGTGACCCGCCCGGCCGACAGCGGCGGCCTCGGCTTCGACCTGAAGTGGAACATGGGCTGGATGCACGACTCCCTGCGCTACCTGTCCAAGGAGCCGGTGCACCGCAAGTACCACCACAACGACATCACCTTCTCGATGGTCTACGCCTACTCCGAGAACTACGTGCTGCCGATCTCGCACGACGAGGTGGTGCACGGCAAGCAGTCCCTGGTCTCCAAGATGCCCGGCGACTGGTGGCAGCAGCGCGCCAACCACCGCGCCTACCTCGGCTTCATGTGGGCCCACCCCGGCAAGCAACTCCTCTTCATGGGCCAGGAGTTCGCCCAGGGCGCCGAATGGGACCACGAGCAGGGCCCGCAGTGGTGGCTGCTCGACGAGGGGTGGCCGGCCGCCGCCGACCACCGCGGCGTCCAGCAGCTCGTCGGCGACCTCAACGCCGTCTACCGCACCACCCCCGCCCTCTGGGAGCAGGACACCACCCCCGACGGCTTCCGCTGGCTCGACGCCTCGGATGCGGACGCGAACGTGCTCTCCTTCGTCCGGTACGCCGCCGACGGCACGCCACTGGTCGCGATCTGCAACTTCTCCCCGGTCGTCCGGCACGGCCACCGGGTCGGCCTGCCGGGAGCGGGCGGGTGGCGGACGGTCCTGGACACCGACGCGCCCCGCTACGGCGGCGCCGGCGCGGCCGGGACGGCCCTGCACACCGCCGGGCCGAGCCCCTGGCACGGGCTGACGCACAGCACCGAGCTGACCCTGCCCCCGCTCGCCACCCTCTGGCTGCAACCGAAGGAGCACGATGGAGCCTGAAACCGCCGCCCGCCTCGTCGGGGCGCACCACATCCGGGGCCTGGCACCCCAGGAGCTCGACGAGGCGGCAGCCCACCGGATCGGGTCGGCCTTCGTCGCCCTGACGGGGGCCGACGAGATCGCCGTGGCCCGCGACATGCGCGGCACCTCCCCGATGCTGGCCGACGCCTTCGCCCGGGGCGTCCTGGAGCACGGCGCCGACGTCGTGGACGCGGGCCCCGGTTCGGCCGACTACCTGTCCTTCGTGTCCGGGTGCCTCGGCGTCCCCGGCGCCATGGTCACCGCGGGCCATCACCCGGCCGCGTACAACGGCATCACGCTCTGCCGGGCCGGCGCCGTCCCGGTCGGTGAGGGCAGCGGCCTTGAGCTGATCCGGGCCGCCCTCGCCGGGCCCGCGGCCGCGCGGCCGGCGGCCGTCCCCGGACGTCGCCGCCGGGTCGCCCTGCTCGACGACTACGCGGCGCGGCTGCGCTCGCTGGTCGACCTATCCGGCCCGCGCCCGGTCAAGGTGGTCGTCGACGCCGGGAACGGGATGGCCGGCCTGACGGTGCCGCTGGTGCTCGACCATCCGCTGCTGGAGGTCGTGCCGGTCTACTTCGAGCCGGACGGCGCCTTCCCGAACCACGAGGCGGATCCGGCGAGGCCGGCCAACGTGGCGGACCTCCGGGCCCGGGTCCGGGCCGAGGGTGCCGACGTGGGGCTGGCGTTCGACGGCGACGGGGACCGCTGCCTCGCCGTGGACGAGCGGGGCGAGGCGGTACCGGCGTCGTCGGTGCTCGCCCTGGTGGCCTCCCGGCTGCTGGCCGACGAGCCCGGTGCCCGGGTGGTGCACGACCTGCTCACCTCCCGGTCGGCGATCGAGGTGATCGAGGAGCGGGGCGGGGTGCCGGTGCGCTCCCGGGTCGGCCGCCCCTTCGTGAAGGCGCTGATGGCCGAACACGGTGCGGTCCTCGGCGGTGAGCACTCCGGGCGCTACTACTTCCGGGACTTCTGGTGCGCGGAGACCGGGATGCTCGCGGCGCTGCACCTCCTGGCGGAGCTGTCCGCGACCGGCCGGCCGCTGTCGGAGCTGGTGAGCGGCTGCGTCCGGTACGCGGCCTCGGCGGAGATCGAGCTGGTGGTGCCGGACCCGGTGGCGGCGATGGTGCGGGTGGAGCGTTCCCTCGGCGACGCGGCCGCGGCGACGGACCGGCTGGACGGCCTGACGGCGTCCTTCGCCGACGGCTCCTGGTTCAACCTCCGGGCGTCCGGCACCGCACCGGTGCTGCGGCTGAACGCCGAGGCGCCGGACGAGGGCGGGCTCGGCCGGCTGCGCAACGCCGTGCTGCGGGCGGCCACCCGGCCGGTGCGCTGACGGCGCCGCGGACCGCCGGGCCGGGCGTGCCGGGCCGGGGCCGGGACGGGCGAGCGGGTCTCGCCCGTCCCGGTCCGCGGACGTCGGTGCGTGTCCGGCGGGATCCGGTGGTCATGCCTCAGTTGACCCCGGGCGAGATGACCGCGCCGGTGGCCGTCGACAGGCCCCGCAGGCCGACGCTGGTCAGCGCCCGCCGGTAGGCGGCCAGTGCCTCGGCGGTGTGGCCGAACTGCTGCCAGAGGTCGCCGACCTGCCGCCACACCTCGCCGGAGCTGCGGTTGTTGCTGAGCTGGGCGAGCTGGCGCTCGACCGCGCGGAGGGTCGCGACGGCGTTGTCCGGGTGGCCGCCCAGGTACTGGGCCTCGGCGAGGATCACCCGGGCCTTGGCGGACTCCCAGCGCGGCTCGGCGCGCAGCAGGCCGAGCGCGCGGTTCGCGTGGCCCGCCGCCTCGTCGTACCGGCGCTGGTGGACGGCGAGCTGGGCGAGACCGGTCTCGTTCCACGCCTGCTCGGCCGCGGTGCCGGCCTCCAGCAGGGCGAGCTGGGACTCGTCCAGCAGGGTCTGGGCGCGCTCCAGGTCGGGGGAGTCGGAATCCATGATGAGCCGGGCGTAGACGCCCTTGAGCAGGGCCTGGTGGCGGACGTTGTCGGTCTCGGCCATCAGCATCAGCGCCCGCTCGGTCAGCGTCAGCGCCTCGTCGAGGCGGCCGCGGGACTTGGCGACCATCGCGGCGTTCCAGTACACCGAGCCGCGGGCGACCCGGGATCCGGTCTGCTCGGCGACCACCATGAGGCGGGCGGCCACCAGGTTGGCCTGGCCGAGGTCGCCGCGCTCGCTGTAGCAGCCGATGAGGGTGGCGCCGAGCTGGATGTGGTCGTCGGTGATGTCGAGCCCGAGGGAGTCGAGCTTGCGCATCGCGCGCTCGCCGACCTCGACACTCATGATCTGGTCGCCGGACTCCCGGTAGCAGCGGCAGAGGGCGACCGCGATCTGCGCCCACTGGGCGGAGCCCGCAACGGTGTTCGGGTCCTCGTAGAGGGTGGTCAGCAGCTGTATGGCGGCCTCCAGCCGGCCCAGCTTCTCGAAGGCCAGGGCCTGGCCGAGGCGGGCGCGGAAGACCATGGTCTCGCTGAGCA
The Kitasatospora paranensis genome window above contains:
- the glgB gene encoding 1,4-alpha-glucan branching protein GlgB, producing MTVLQTAPIPLPEARPAPDDTARLLSGRHHDPHAVLGAHPVGDGTAVRVLRPGAVGVDLLTAGGAVPLTGGPDGLFTVLLPAVGPPGYRLRVRYPGGVETVQEDGYRVAPTLGELDLHLIAEGRHEQLWRVLGSHLREVEGIAGVSFAVWAPNAAGVRLVGDFNHWDGTGHPMRSLGSSGIWELFVPALQAGTVYKYEIRSRHGDVRQKADPLARAAQCPPDTASLVTASTHTWNDRDWMERRTRAPHHRAPMSVYELHLASWRPDLTTYRQIADVLPGYLTALGFTHVEFMPVMEHPFGGSWGYQVSGFYAPTARLGTPDDFRHLVDTLHQAGIGVIVDWVPAHFPKDDFALARFDGEPLYEPADPLRAEHPDWGTLEFDYGRTEVRNFLVANAVYWCEEFHVDGLRVDAVASMLYLDYSRGPGAWTPNGHGGNQNWDAVRFLQEMNATVHRRCPGVVTIAEESTAWDGVTRPADSGGLGFDLKWNMGWMHDSLRYLSKEPVHRKYHHNDITFSMVYAYSENYVLPISHDEVVHGKQSLVSKMPGDWWQQRANHRAYLGFMWAHPGKQLLFMGQEFAQGAEWDHEQGPQWWLLDEGWPAAADHRGVQQLVGDLNAVYRTTPALWEQDTTPDGFRWLDASDADANVLSFVRYAADGTPLVAICNFSPVVRHGHRVGLPGAGGWRTVLDTDAPRYGGAGAAGTALHTAGPSPWHGLTHSTELTLPPLATLWLQPKEHDGA
- the manB gene encoding phosphomannomutase/phosphoglucomutase (converts mannose-6-phosphate to mannose-1-phosphate; the resulting product is then converted to GDP-mannose by ManC which is then used in the synthesis of mannose-containing glycoconjugates that are important for mediating entry into host cells) — protein: MEPETAARLVGAHHIRGLAPQELDEAAAHRIGSAFVALTGADEIAVARDMRGTSPMLADAFARGVLEHGADVVDAGPGSADYLSFVSGCLGVPGAMVTAGHHPAAYNGITLCRAGAVPVGEGSGLELIRAALAGPAAARPAAVPGRRRRVALLDDYAARLRSLVDLSGPRPVKVVVDAGNGMAGLTVPLVLDHPLLEVVPVYFEPDGAFPNHEADPARPANVADLRARVRAEGADVGLAFDGDGDRCLAVDERGEAVPASSVLALVASRLLADEPGARVVHDLLTSRSAIEVIEERGGVPVRSRVGRPFVKALMAEHGAVLGGEHSGRYYFRDFWCAETGMLAALHLLAELSATGRPLSELVSGCVRYAASAEIELVVPDPVAAMVRVERSLGDAAAATDRLDGLTASFADGSWFNLRASGTAPVLRLNAEAPDEGGLGRLRNAVLRAATRPVR
- a CDS encoding helix-turn-helix domain-containing protein produces the protein MDQTQSGTSGIGQRLRELRLKRGLNQQDLASEDISVSYVSLIETGKRAPSETVLRSLAERVGCSVEYLRTGHDDATVKELELKVAFGDMAMRNGSNGEALQSYSEALASAPLLSETMVFRARLGQALAFEKLGRLEAAIQLLTTLYEDPNTVAGSAQWAQIAVALCRCYRESGDQIMSVEVGERAMRKLDSLGLDITDDHIQLGATLIGCYSERGDLGQANLVAARLMVVAEQTGSRVARGSVYWNAAMVAKSRGRLDEALTLTERALMLMAETDNVRHQALLKGVYARLIMDSDSPDLERAQTLLDESQLALLEAGTAAEQAWNETGLAQLAVHQRRYDEAAGHANRALGLLRAEPRWESAKARVILAEAQYLGGHPDNAVATLRAVERQLAQLSNNRSSGEVWRQVGDLWQQFGHTAEALAAYRRALTSVGLRGLSTATGAVISPGVN